A single Venturia canescens isolate UGA chromosome 1, ASM1945775v1, whole genome shotgun sequence DNA region contains:
- the Miox gene encoding inositol oxygenase translates to MSSKVASQHGQIVNILDPSEKLRPEAVYAGKLESQFRNYSEDPTDPIKERVRRTYHAMHTNQTVDFVRSQMAKWLKFDKFKMNVKDALVKLNDLVDESDPDTSMPNIVHAFQTAESIRENHPDLDWFHLVGLIHDLGKVMAFYGEPQWSVVGDTFPVGCAWADSIVYRNNSFEDNPDGQDSRYNTKYGIYKPSCGIDNLMMSWGHDEYLYQVLKHNNTTIPEEGLAMIRYHSFYPWHAGGDYQHFTTQKDRDMLKWIREFNKYDLYTKSSKVPEINKLWPYYEKLIDKYLPGILEW, encoded by the exons TCCCAGCATGGCCAGATCGTCAACATCCTCGACCCGTCAGAGAAGCTTCGACCGGAGGCCGTTTATGCGGGAAAATTGGAGAGTCAGTTCAGAAATTACTCCGAAGATCCAACCGACCCAATTAAGGAAAGAGTACGAAGAACTTATCACGCGATGCACACCAACCAAACCGTCGATTTTGTGCGAT cTCAAATGGCAAAGTGGctgaaattcgataaattcaaaatgaacGTTAAAGATGCTCTCGTAAAACTGAACGATCTCGTCGACGAGAGCGATCCGGACACGAGCATGCCCAACATCGTTCACGCTTTTCAAACCGCCGAATCCATACGAGAAAATCATCCCGACTTGGACTGGTTCCATCTCGTTGGACTTATACACGATCTTGGAAAA GTAATGGCCTTTTATGGGGAACCCCAATGGTCAGTAGTCGGCGACACTTTTCCAGTGGGTTGTGCCTGGGCAGATTCAATCGTTTACAGAAACAATAGTTTCGAGGATAATCCCGATGGTCAAGATTCACGTTACAA CACTAAATATGGAATTTACAAGCCCTCCTGCGGCATCGACAATCTGATGATGTCCTGGGGACACGACGAGTATCTCTACCAAGTTCTCAAACACAACAACACGACAATACCCGAAGAAGGTCTCGCCATGATCAGATATCACTCTTTTTATCCCTGGCACGCGGGTGGCGATTACCAACATTTTACTACCCAAAAAGATCGCGATATGCTTAAATGGATTCGAGAATTCAA caaataCGATCTGTACACGAAAAGCAGCAAAGTCCCGGAAATCAACAAATTGTGGCCGTACTATGAAAAACTCATTGATAAATATCTGCCGGGAATTCTcgaatggtga